The Heteronotia binoei isolate CCM8104 ecotype False Entrance Well chromosome 6, APGP_CSIRO_Hbin_v1, whole genome shotgun sequence genomic sequence ccctctcagccgcacccaccccacatggtgtctgttgtgggggggaggagatataggagattgtaagctgctctgagtctctgattcagagagaagggcggggtataaatctgcagttgtcgtctTCTAAGGAGCTGAACACACATGAGGATCAGTGTCTTCAGGTACTGTCctatagaggacggtgtggaattgttttctgtggccccagaaggtaggaccagaaccaacggattgaaattaaatcaaaagagtttccggctcaacattaggaagaacttcatgactgctagagcagggggttggactagatgactcttcaaattctatgactgttaagagcggttcctcagtggaacagggttcctcgggaggtggtgggctctccttccctggaggtttttaaacagaggctagatggccatctgacagcaatgaaaatactgtggatttagggggaggtgtttgtgagtttcctgcattgtgcagggggttggattagatgaccctgggggtcccttccaactccatgattctatgatctcccgGGGACCGAGAAAGAAGCTATTCTGGCACCAGCAGATCTTTACTATGGACATTAGGTGCCTTAGGAGAATATGTCCAGCAGAacgtagggggaggtgtttgtgagtttcctgcattacgcagggggtcggactagatgaccctgggggtcccttccaactctatgatcttatagggttgccttctactgaatcagaccagcccCTGGGTACCTCGAGATCAGCACTGTCGACTCAGATCTGGCAtcagccctccagggtctccaggatgaggtctttcccatcacctgctgcttAGCCTCTTGGACCGGAGAGATGCAGGGGACTGAGCTGGAgagcttctgcatgcaaagcagagactccACCACTGGGCCTGCCGCGGCCCCTGCGAAATGTGCACCTGAGACCCAGCCAAGGGCTTGGTGGTGCTCTACGCTGTCATTTTATGGCATTTGAGTGAGGATGAATAAGATTAAAGCAGACGCATGAACTTGAAGGAAAGTTTGTCCCCTCCCTCACACTCGTttcagacctttaatggcatagcgTAAAATACAGAAAAAAGATTTGGATAGACATGATAAGTCAGGATTGAACTTAGGTTAGATATAAAATCCAGCATAGCCTGAGCTGTGTTGGAGAATGGTGGCCAACATTTTTGCAACAGCACAGGTAATTTCTGATTTACAGTCGTTCAGGAAGAACTGGCGGAAAGACAAATTGTTCTGATTGACGGTAGGAGGGTTGCCCTCACACCATTTCCAAACCAGGCACCCAAAATTGGCACACCCCTGATGGCTAgtatccccgcccccccccccccttagaaagcTTGGGGGGAGACAAGCCACAACCCTGACCtttctgaagggagggaggatacTAGTCACTGTCCTCTTTAAACAGAGAAGAGTTCTCAGCCAATTGCTCTTCCCAGACTGTCCCAATGTGACTTCCTACCACTGCTGATGGAGATGTACTTTTCTTGGCCTTCTGATTCAACTGACCTGGGGGGGTGGTGTGGAGAGGAGAGgtagaggcagggcttttcttgtagcaggaactcctttgcgttttagaccacacacccctgatgtagccaatccttcaagagcttacagtaggccctgtaagaaaagccctgtaagctcttggaggattagctataccaggtgggtgtggtctaatatgcaaaggagttcctgctacaaaaaaaaggcctgctctgGCTTATATGGACAATCTGATCCAGAGAAGAACTCAAGAGATGGTAATGGTTCCCTCCATGTTTAAGGAGAGTGTTATAAGGTTAGAGGTTCATATTCCAAATGACTTTGTCACAACTTTtgagacccagtgtggtgtagtggttagagtctgGCAAtaagatctgggagaaccaggttggattccccacactGTCCTGGAAgctcaccttgggccagtcacacactctcagcctcacctacctcagagTGCTGTCGTCAGGAGgataaatggaggaaaggagaatgaggtTAAGTGGAGCAGAAATGAAGACAATCTAAACTTGGGATCTGACTTAACTGCTGCCTGCAGAAAACCTGAGGATTGTTTCTTGCTGCAAAATTAGGctagccaggtccaattcaagaaatatctggggactttgggggtggagccaggaaaaaggttgtgacaagcatgagtgaactccaaagggagttctggccatcacatttaaagggaccgcacaccttttagatgctttccctccactggaaacaatgaagattaggggcaccttctctgggggctcatagaattggtccagtctttttgaaactttgcaggtgttttgaggagaggcaccagatacgatgctgcaaatttggtgcctctaactcaaaaacagccccaccccgagccccagatatccatggatcaattctccattatgccctgtgggaatcggtctccatagggaataatggagtgcccagcagacatttccctccctccctcccctgctttctgatgaccctccaaactgggggatcccccgcccccacctggggattggcaaccccaagcCAAAGGGATGTCTTCCAGCTCAGCTTACAGGCATATCGTTTCTGATGTGGGTCAGGACGATGTCGACGCAGAGCAGCACCCCGCTCCTGCCGATCCCAGCGCTGCAGTGGGCGACGATGGGGCCCGTCTTCTGGGATTTCCGCATGAAGCGGATGAACATGATGAGGTGCTCTGACGACCGGGGAGTGCCGTGGTCAGGCCAGGAGGTGAACTGGAGGTGCCGCACCAGGCGCTTCTCCTGCGTCTGCAAAGATTCAAAGAGACACAGATCCAAAAGTGCGCAGGGACTAGAGCTGTCGGTGCTGGCAAAGGCAACTGGAAAACTAAAACAGAATGGGGGGAAGGCTGGCGCGTGgcagtaggccaagtaggcggctgctTAGGGCGCCatgtggcctaggggcaccatgaggcatACCCTGTCCCCCACGCCACTGCCGTTCTGACTTTGCCGAGGTCTCCCGGGGCTTGGGATGCTTTGGCAAAGTTGGAGGGGGGGCGTGGTAGTGAGCATGCTCTAAGCGCGCCCCCACCGCCCTTCTggactttgccagggtctctcgaGGTTCAGAAGGCCTTGGCAAAGTTGGGGGGGtgacagtgatgtcattgtgatgtCATCAACACGCGCATGCAAAGCTCACACAAAAATAACAATGGGGGGGTGGAGGAGCGGGGTTTACCCTAGCCCTGAGCTGCTGTGACCAATTTATAAGGATATTTGCAGACGAGGTCAGTTACatccggtgttccctctaagctgagttagtgtgagctagctcatagttttttagtctctggctcacccatttttgtcttagctcagaagagatggccccagagcaaactaagttaagcaatagctcacaactttaatgccaccagtgttccctctaagctgagttagtgtgagctagctcacagttttttagcctccagatcccacatttttgtcttagctgaggaaaaatggtcccagaacaaCCTaactgatgcagtcgctcacaactttaatgccaggacctcacaaagtagaatttttactcgcaagactccacagcttagagggagcattgaatgccactagctcatgaagaagaatttttgctcacaagactgcacagcttgTAGTTCCCCTGCAGGTGAATATTGTACTTCTTAACGACTGGAGTTCAGTCACAGCTTCCTCCTCAAAAAGATCACTGCTTATTACTCTTACAACCGCTGCCAAGTCCATAATTGCTCAATATTGGAAAACTCCCCAAGGACTAAGTATAGATTGCTACGATAGAATATGAGACTACGTAACAACGGACAAGATCGATGCAGACTTGGATGTTAACGACCCAGTGAAAGCCGCCCAGACCTTTTTCGCGAaaaaggagaaaacagaggccGATCCCAAATATGTCAACTCCATCAACAAACGTTCTGTATACAAGAGTATTTAACTTTCATAAGCGATAGCTGTGGCTCAATTATAATCCCTCCCTTAACAGTAGTAATTATTGTTCGTTTGAATCGAGTTGTAAATTGCAATTCTGTTTGTTTGGTCGTTCACCATGTATATTCGATTTTTGCTTACTGTATTATCCTATTTCCCCCTctattaattaataaaaattgcttgtgaaaaaaaaaagtaaagactgcacagcttagagggagcattgcttacaTCTGGAACTGTCATCAGATAAAACAGGATTTCTGTTCAACTCCACACATACCCACCCTCGACGGGATAGCTCAGGCTGGCCCAATCTCACCAGAAGATCTCCAAATCGAAGCAAAGTCAGTCCTGGGTGGTAGTTGGGTGAGAGATCATCAAGGGAGCCTAAGGGTGCTGCCactcgggctagcctgggccatccaggctagcccgatctcatcagaattGGACATTAACCAGGATCACCCACGGTTAATACTTAGgtgcacggctttttttgtagcaggaactcctttgccttttaggccacacgcccttgaTGTAGCtgatcttcctggagcttccagtaggccctgtactaagagccctgtaagctcttggaggattggctccatcaggggtgtgtggcctaaaaggcaaaggagttcttgcttcaaaaaaggccctgcttagaTGGGAGAAGACagctaaggaagtccagggtcactacgcacAGGTAgataatggcaaatcacctctgtttggtctattgccttaaaaaccctaagGGGTTGCTATGAGTTGGTTCTGATTTGACAACACTTGTTATCACACACTTGTATagaggggaggtacttgtgaagttcctgcattgtgcaaggagttggactaaatgaccccggAGGAcccttccacttacagctgctggaatggccttgggtcagccatagctctcataggagttgtccttgaaagggcagctgctgtgagagccctctcagccccacccacctcaggatgtctgttgtgggggaagaagatgtaggagattgtaagccgctctgagtctctgattcagagagaagggtggggtataactctgcagtcttcttcttccctgtgaTTCTATTCCTCCACCACTACCTAGTCACAGGTCTCAGTTTGTATCCAGATCATACCGTGTGAAGGCTGAGTGCCTTACCCTTTTGTTTGTAATTTCTATTATTCGAATGACAAAACAATCTAGGATCTGATAGTTATCCAGCCGCAGATGAAACTTCAGCAAATCCAGAGAGATGTCGGGCGGCTCAGGCCAGTACCGGTGGCATTTGGATGTACCACGTTCCATTTCCCTTGTAATCATGGCGATCACGTTGGCGTGGTTTTCCCAAACCATTTGCCAGAAGTCGTTCATGGTGCATGGCAGAGGGGCCTGGGTGCTGATGTAGAAGAGCTCCTCTTTGCCCACTTGCGCATGGATATAGCTCGCGTTGATGTACCCCTTCAGCTCCCCGATGGGAACTCGTGTCTCGTCGTCTAgaacgagagaaagagagagagaaggccctagaccaggggtatcaaagtcatttgttatgagggccggaactgacataaatgagactgggctgggccaagccatgtgtgttgtaaaatataatgccagatagcagagatataaacttataaaggacactgacgcacacaaagattttttttaaaacttagaagtaaaacatgcttaaaacattagcacttgtttgtcttaaaggtgctttctttgtatctctcccgtgtaatccaggctccctcaattgcacagcagagctactgatgtagaagagccaagcctctcttccttctactggctgaggcttttcctcctcctggggaaggaaagagccagagcttcctttgaagcaaccTATCCCTCCtcagagggaggagcctcagccaatgaagaagacagaggctttactctgtagcttctgtgtgactgatcaagcctggcaaagcaagctgtgatgcagaaggaagcaagagagagggagaaggaagcagatgacagccagttgctcgggggcctgataggagccctctgggggcctgattcggcccctgggccacatgtttgacacccctgccccagaTGTTGCTGCCGTTTTTTTCCAGTCTGTGACAATTTTTCACACACAGGTAGATCCTAAGCTAATGATCCCCCACATTTTTGTTATTATTGTTCACTTTTAGAACTTGCCTTTCTGAACACCCGTCACTTGAGACCATCACAGCAAAATGTAGTAATAAAATATAAAGAACATATAACTCTATATgaattagtttttttttaaatccaaacaATAGCCAGGTGCTATAATAACCCACAAGAAGTAAAACCTTCAGGAAAATTGtcttaaaatgatttttaaagccCTGATTCTGGCGGGTACctttgttagtctgaagcagcagaacaaagttggagtttgGGGGCCCCttcaaaaccaacaaagttttattcaaggcatcagCTTTCAAGTGCTTGCGTGAAGAAGTAGGCAcgctgtcaagcatgctatttctaagtgctggtttatccatacctctcttctcccctcccctcccccccctcactccTTGCTTTTCCTTCCCCCCTGTGGGTGCCTAATAAAACCTTCTCTTCTCAGGATGTGTAGGGTAACCTTATATTAAacagtgtaaagtgcctctcccccagattcacacagccatgtcttatcaggTAGCAAgaaatgtgtgagaaagggagatgtgaacattccttagtcataaagagaTAGTAGGAAGTAGCCTTTGAATCTTCATccccatttgcatctttatgttattcttttgaagttatctgtaaccctgccttttgaactaGCCCATAAGACGCTATGCAACTGTGTATTCAGTATTACTTCCAATGTATCTGTCTTTGGAGCAAGTCATAgcgtttcaataaaacaagtcttttattcaaaacaaaagcttgattatttcgaaatatcgatgcttgccACACGcaacatgaaagctcatgccttgaataaaacttcgttagtcttaaaggtgtccctggactcagattttgttctgttgcttcaaattaacacagctgcccacctagaGCATGACACAATTTGTCTGGACCTCTTCAGTCACAGGAATGTTGCACTGTTTCCTGGGCTGACGTTCCTTCCTTGGGCAAACCCCGAGCTGCTGAGGATTCGAGTCCTGTGTCCTGCGTATAGAGTGATGGTCCCCATTTTGActtggggtagaattctagcaggagctcctttgcatatcaggccacacacccctgatgtagccaatcctccaagagcttacaaggctcttttttgtaagctgacggaggattggctacatcaggggtgtgtggcctgatatgcaaaggagctcctgctagaattccaccccaattTTGGCATCAGTAAATATGTAAGAAGCGCCACTTGTCAACTCTCCATAAGCGCTGCCACAATGTGAGCCGTGTTCTGATCTAACCGCTGTCTGGAAGTGAGCGCTAACACCCAGGACTGGGAGATTTAATCCCAGCTCAAACTAAGCCAGGCATGTGCTAGTTTCATCTTCAGACTCTTGCAGCATCTTTCCCGTTatacccagggccggccctgccactaggcaaactaggtaactGCCTatggcgccagccttctgggggcgctgaattgggcgcccccatgggaactcagtgatgttatcagtgagggaggggggcgccagaagttagccttgcctggggtgccagcagTGCCGGTCCTAGGGTGCATAGCGTCCcaggccacctcctcctcccgctcTCCCTTCGCAGTGCCGCTTCCCTCTGAGAAGCacgatgaggctgggccctaATGTCTTTGAGGCAGCCGGCATCTGCATGATTTTTGAATTCTGGAGGAggattctcccccctcctttccggaaccggaagtgaggggggaacGAAGCCTCTTCCAGTGCTCTCTTCAAAAAACGCAGATGGCCACTGcctcgaagctggtagggcaCCGCCTCATCGTGGCGAGCTTCCCTGAAAGGAAGGTGGGTGGGCGGAGCgcggaggaagggaagggagggggctggtggtggcagtggcagtggagggggagaggcaaatttaggctGTTCTCTTGGGTACcgaggggggggagcccaatttggcgcccccttctggcgccctaggcaaccacctagtttgcctagtgggcgagccagccctgggtGTCAGATGGTCTAGGGCTGGTACTGTTTATACCCTTAGAAGCTCACTGATCACAGAAGAtacttgctgctgcttcttttttttaatgcaagggcTAATAAAGCTGAGACAAATTTTGAAATTGCTAGAGTAAACAGGATCCTTTTCATTGAACGAAAAAGCCAGGGTTTCTGGAGTGTAGGGAGACGGTCGGTTGATTAAAGGCTTaatgtaaaaaaaggtaaaggtagtcccctgtgttttcgactctggggtgacattgctttcacaacattttcacagcagactttttacggggtggtttgccattgccttccccagtcatttcactccccccccccagtaagctgggtactcatttgaccgacctcagaaggatggaaggctgagtcaacctgagctggctacctgaaaacccagcttccactgggatcgaactcaggtcgtgagtgaagctgaggactgcagtactgcagttttaccactctgtgccacagggctacaTAGTGATCCCTTATATACTCGGGGCGGGGAGGGGaaccagagtcaaggaaaagacagttggcgttcaagatctttattccagcttcatgggcatacacacatgttgttggaactgacctctctgtcagttcccccaacttataaacctttggcCTGACCGTTATAACTCAAGCCAAAGCGCGgcaagcaaaagcgggggttttgtgcggggtttttgctaagctctcatcaccacaggtgcccactatcagttcatggttcacatctcctccagctctttgaccttggttacctagcaactagccaattcccagacattcCATCCTCcttccagataagcaacaagttacagttatatcaaaggcatagcaagcgcagcatagcattgtacaattgaatacacatgacaagaggaacaagatggagtgactcttgacaactGTATTCAAACAGGGCATGGAAGGATGTATCTACCCTATTAAGGCCTAGTCAAAAAAATCTTCCCTAAAAACCATTGTTGGAATAATATTCAatcttgcaaacaaaaaagctCTACAAAAACATGGGATGGGAAGACAGTACATATGGGGAGGCAAAGATCTTGGAAAAGAAAGACCAAAAGATACGGTCAGCAGGCCCGGCGTGTGGGCCCTGAGCCTCTGCCACTCTTTTGACTCTGAGGGATCTGATCCGACcctgggggtaccttccaactctatgattctatgtcactGTGACGTCATCACACTATGCACAAAACCTTTTAGGGGGGGAACCCCACACACCGGGCCTGGGGGTCAGACCACTATAATCATTTCTAGGACACGTtttttgatcagagaaaatgctttggatttgcccatctcaaaaatataattaattgGGACATTCCAACTATCATCAACTTCTCACCCAGGATTTTCATCCTAGTCAATCTGTGCATCTTTCCCATTGATCCCAGAGTGGCAGCATTCGCTGTTGATTGTACTTACATGGCAGGATATCGCGGTATCTGTTCTTCTCCCGGTTCTCTGGCGCTTTGCCTGTCAGGCAATCATCCGTTGGCTTGATGTGTTCCAAGTCCTAAAATGAAACATAAAAATTCAACGTGCTTCATTTGCAACGTTGGCGCTGCCGCTTTCAAGTAGAGAAGGAACAAGCGTAGTGTGTGTCTGTCATGGGCATGCTGTTACTTCTGTACACTTTCTTCCTCTGGGAAAGAACCTGGGCACCTTGCATGCAACACCAAGGCTCCATCACTGGTCTGCTGCCCCTCCCTGATCTGATATGCCATGAGGGTTGCCGACTCTGATCCAGGTTAGataagtctgatccagcagggctcttgagagccagtctggtgtagtggttaagtgtgtggacttttatctgggagaaccgggcctgactccccactcctccacttgcagctgctggaatggccttgggtcagccatagctctcgcaagagttgttctTAAAAGCtgtctggggagagctctctcagccgcatccacctcaaagggtgtctgttgtgggggaggaaggtaaaggagattgtgagccactctgagactctgaaattcagagtggagggcaggatataaatccaatatcatcatcatcatccttcttcttcttctttcttcttctttgcagttTAGTGATCCTGAAAACCATTTGGGCAGCCTCCTGGAAAGTACATTTGCCAGGGTTTCTATTTGAGCACACTAATAAGCTCTCAGAAGTCATTTCCAGAGTCCACCTCTGTGCTCCCAACAGCGAAGCTgtcactgttttgtttttgcattcaAGGCACATCCAATCaacttcatggggttttcaaggcaagagacagccttaagaatataagaagagccctgctgtggtccaactagtccagcctTCCATCTCACACcatgaccagccagttcctctggggggccaaggAGAGGGCAtggagtctgaggccttcccctgatgttgcctcctggctctgggatctagaggcttagtgcctctgaatttggaggttcccCCCCAGTCACTGACAGACCTCCTCCATGGATCTATCCAGGGcaggctcgcccactaggcaaactaggcagttgtctagggtgccgggagggggtGCTGAATTGAGCTCCCCCCTCCTGATGCccatgacaaatgcctagtttgcctgcctctcccccacaacgcCCTTCCCTTGGGTCCCGTCTGCCTCCCCCAGCAAGTGATCAGAGGAGCACGCTGAGGCTGGCCTCTACCGGCTTCAATGCAGCCAGCATATGATCCTTCTTTGAAGAGCGCACTGGAGGACGATTCGATCCacctcacttccagttccggaaagaaggggggagaagcctcttcCCTCCAGAGTGCTCTTCAAAGAAGGATTAGATGCCGGATGCTGCATCGATCTAATCCCTTTCTAAAGCTGTTTCttctgtcagacccagagtcaaggaaaagacaattagagttcaagatctttattccagcttcataggcatacacacgcgttgtcagaactgacctctctgtcagtcccGCCGACTTATatacctttgccctgaccattataattcaagtcAA encodes the following:
- the PTPN20 gene encoding tyrosine-protein phosphatase non-receptor type 20, with translation MEQRLSSAYHPQTDGQMERTNVALEQFLRCYTSFQQDNRVSLLPFEEYAYNNNVHSVTKDLEHIKPTDDCLTGKAPENREKNRYRDILPYDETRVPIGELKGYINASYIHAQVGKEELFYISTQAPLPCTMNDFWQMVWENHANVIAMITREMERGTSKCHRYWPEPPDISLDLLKFHLRLDNYQILDCFVIRIIEITNKRTQEKRLVRHLQFTSWPDHGTPRSSEHLIMFIRFMRKSQKTGPIVAHCSAGIGRSGVLLCVDIVLTHIRNDMPFDIKKIVRDLRLQRFGMIQTKEQYMFCYELALQVLKTLHNMNTQLL